A portion of the Chryseobacterium tructae genome contains these proteins:
- a CDS encoding LysR family transcriptional regulator, which produces MVNLEWYRTFKAIYKTGTLTGAADALFISQPGVSLHLGSLEAYVGYKLFDRTGRKMIPTERGKVLFNAIAEPLTKLEDVEKNFQKSTEKHTPTISVGMCFETFQTTLEQYVSSLPFNLIISFGEYPEMLDQLDKGILDLIITPKKGSSPNIEHEAFSSEQIILVGGKDVDTESFKKVLKTKDAEQIEAWLKNEKWYGTTGDMEHLFQFWTLNFGHKPNFRPNYIVPNLNSIIRCLKGGSGLAVVPDFLCKNAIESGEVKLIWEGKKKLENTLYFGCRKKTNYQSEIEHIKELFRKVMGKD; this is translated from the coding sequence ATGGTCAATTTAGAATGGTATCGTACTTTTAAGGCGATCTATAAAACCGGAACATTGACAGGTGCAGCGGATGCCCTATTTATTTCACAGCCTGGAGTAAGCTTACATTTGGGTTCGCTGGAAGCCTATGTTGGATACAAATTGTTCGACAGAACGGGTAGAAAAATGATTCCTACAGAGAGAGGGAAAGTATTATTTAATGCCATAGCAGAACCACTTACTAAGCTGGAAGATGTAGAGAAAAATTTTCAGAAATCTACCGAAAAGCATACTCCAACAATCAGTGTGGGAATGTGTTTTGAAACTTTTCAAACGACTTTAGAGCAATATGTTTCTTCTTTGCCTTTCAATCTGATTATCAGCTTTGGAGAATATCCTGAAATGCTGGATCAGCTGGATAAAGGAATCTTAGATCTTATCATTACTCCCAAAAAAGGATCTTCACCTAATATTGAACATGAAGCATTTTCTTCCGAACAGATTATTTTGGTGGGAGGAAAAGATGTAGATACTGAGAGTTTTAAAAAGGTTTTAAAAACAAAAGATGCGGAACAGATTGAAGCGTGGCTAAAGAATGAAAAATGGTACGGAACCACCGGAGATATGGAACATCTTTTCCAGTTCTGGACTTTAAACTTTGGTCATAAACCGAATTTCCGACCGAACTATATTGTTCCTAATCTCAATTCTATCATTCGTTGTCTGAAAGGAGGCTCTGGATTAGCCGTTGTTCCGGATTTTTTATGCAAGAATGCAATTGAAAGTGGAGAAGTGAAGCTAATCTGGGAAGGAAAGAAAAAGTTGGAAAATACCTTATATTTCGGATGTCGAAAAAAGACCAATTATCAATCTGAAATAGAACATATTAAAGAATTATTTCGCAAGGTAATGGGTAAAGATTAA
- a CDS encoding putative quinol monooxygenase, protein MKIHLTAVIKAKEEHRSEVAEVLQNMVKETRKEEACELYTLHQGIEDKNHFVFYEIWKSEEGLAQHNEQPYIKAFGALINEKLQEKPQIYMTNLI, encoded by the coding sequence ATGAAAATTCATCTTACCGCAGTTATTAAAGCCAAAGAAGAACATCGTTCAGAAGTAGCAGAAGTTCTTCAGAATATGGTAAAAGAGACAAGAAAAGAAGAAGCTTGTGAACTCTATACCCTTCATCAAGGAATTGAAGATAAAAACCATTTTGTATTCTACGAAATCTGGAAAAGTGAAGAAGGATTAGCACAACATAATGAGCAACCTTATATTAAGGCATTTGGAGCTTTAATTAATGAAAAACTTCAGGAAAAACCCCAGATTTACATGACCAATCTTATTTAA
- a CDS encoding NAD(P)H-dependent oxidoreductase translates to MKKVLIINGGQNFGHSGGKYNQTVAENTLSVLNEFDNVEVKITNVSEGYDKHEEVEKFVWADYIIYHTPIWWFQLPNGLKKYIDEVFTAGHARGIYMSDGRNAANPEINYGTGGMLDGRKYMLTTSWNAPATAFTLPGEFFDEKSVDDGPLFGFHRMNAFVSLEKMESFHFHDVEKNANIDRDMKLYRDHVKNVFEKELKSELVS, encoded by the coding sequence ATGAAAAAAGTACTCATCATTAACGGAGGCCAGAACTTCGGACATTCCGGAGGAAAATATAATCAGACTGTTGCAGAAAACACGTTATCCGTTCTTAATGAATTTGATAATGTAGAAGTAAAGATCACCAACGTAAGCGAAGGTTACGACAAACATGAAGAAGTAGAAAAATTTGTTTGGGCAGATTATATCATTTACCACACTCCTATCTGGTGGTTTCAGCTTCCTAACGGATTGAAAAAATATATAGATGAAGTTTTCACAGCAGGTCATGCCAGAGGTATTTATATGAGCGATGGCAGAAATGCAGCCAATCCAGAGATCAACTATGGTACTGGCGGAATGCTTGACGGAAGAAAATATATGCTAACAACAAGTTGGAATGCTCCTGCTACAGCCTTTACCCTTCCAGGTGAATTCTTCGATGAGAAAAGTGTAGATGATGGGCCTTTATTTGGATTCCACAGAATGAATGCCTTTGTATCCTTAGAAAAAATGGAAAGTTTCCACTTTCATGATGTGGAAAAAAATGCCAACATAGATCGTGATATGAAGCTTTACAGAGACCATGTGAAAAACGTATTTGAAAAAGAATTAAAATCAGAATTAGTATCATGA
- a CDS encoding GNAT family N-acetyltransferase → MEEYTFNKIAQDSEIPYELLLLADETVEAINQYIFNCDIYLLHDGTENIAVMALYKNSDTELEIKNIAVIESYRSKGIGSILMNKAKEIARDHHYKILSVGTSDTGFQQIRFYEKNGFKKTGIREDFFIKNYPSPIYENGIQMRDMIILEYILL, encoded by the coding sequence ATGGAAGAATATACTTTTAATAAAATTGCCCAAGATTCAGAGATCCCTTATGAATTGTTACTGTTAGCTGACGAAACCGTTGAAGCTATCAATCAATACATCTTTAACTGTGATATCTATCTGTTACATGACGGAACAGAAAACATTGCCGTTATGGCTTTATATAAAAACAGTGATACTGAACTGGAGATTAAAAATATTGCCGTAATTGAGAGCTACAGAAGCAAAGGAATCGGGAGTATTTTAATGAATAAAGCCAAAGAAATTGCCCGTGATCATCATTATAAAATACTGAGCGTAGGAACTTCAGACACAGGATTTCAACAGATCAGGTTTTATGAGAAAAATGGGTTCAAGAAAACAGGGATACGCGAAGATTTTTTTATCAAAAATTACCCATCCCCGATTTATGAAAATGGTATACAAATGAGAGATATGATCATTTTAGAATATATTTTACTTTGA
- a CDS encoding type 1 glutamine amidotransferase domain-containing protein has translation MKKLTLLFLSLFTIGSVQAQHQKSIDMKKKILFVVTSHDKKGNTEEKTGYYLGEVSHPWEVLHHAGYEIDFVSPKGGTPPVDGFDLKDPVNKEFWENKEYRDKIDHSLKPSQVNPKDYSTIFYAGGHGAMWDFADNKELADIASTIYENGGIVAGVCHGPAGLVNIKLNNGKYLVEGKKINAFTNEEESAVKLTDIVPFLLENKLKERGAKFEKSGLWQNHVVADQRVITGQNPQSAKSVGETILKELNNK, from the coding sequence ATGAAAAAACTAACCCTTTTATTTCTTAGCCTTTTCACAATAGGATCTGTTCAGGCACAACATCAAAAATCTATTGATATGAAAAAGAAAATTTTATTTGTAGTAACCAGTCATGATAAAAAAGGAAATACTGAAGAAAAAACAGGCTACTATTTGGGAGAAGTTTCTCATCCATGGGAAGTACTTCATCATGCAGGATATGAAATTGACTTTGTAAGTCCTAAAGGAGGAACTCCGCCAGTAGACGGATTCGATTTAAAAGATCCTGTAAATAAAGAGTTCTGGGAAAACAAAGAATACAGAGATAAAATCGACCATTCTTTAAAGCCATCACAGGTAAACCCTAAAGACTATTCAACAATTTTCTACGCAGGTGGGCATGGAGCTATGTGGGATTTTGCAGATAATAAGGAATTGGCAGATATCGCTTCAACCATTTATGAAAATGGAGGAATTGTAGCAGGAGTATGTCACGGGCCTGCAGGTTTGGTGAATATCAAACTGAATAATGGGAAATATTTGGTAGAGGGGAAAAAGATCAATGCTTTTACCAATGAAGAAGAATCAGCTGTAAAATTAACAGATATTGTTCCTTTCTTATTAGAAAACAAATTAAAAGAAAGAGGAGCAAAATTTGAGAAATCCGGACTTTGGCAAAATCATGTCGTTGCAGATCAAAGAGTAATTACCGGACAAAATCCCCAATCCGCTAAAAGCGTTGGAGAAACAATTTTAAAAGAATTAAATAATAAATAA
- a CDS encoding Crp/Fnr family transcriptional regulator: protein MDNFKAHLNKFITISDDEYLSIFSFFEVLKVKKKQNLMLEAEVCRNMYFVVEGCLRKYFINEKGVEHTTQFAIENWWITDTFAYERQLQTDFNIQSVEKSTILVIDFKSQELLLEKHPVMEKYFRIIYQRAYAASERKLRYIAEYSREELYVHFSTLYPWFIQRIPQYLIASFLGFTPEYLSEIKAKLRS, encoded by the coding sequence ATGGATAATTTCAAAGCACATTTAAATAAATTCATTACTATATCTGACGATGAGTATCTGTCAATTTTTTCATTTTTTGAAGTATTAAAGGTAAAGAAGAAGCAAAATCTGATGCTGGAGGCTGAAGTTTGCAGGAACATGTATTTTGTGGTGGAAGGCTGCCTGAGAAAATATTTTATTAATGAAAAAGGGGTAGAACATACCACTCAGTTTGCCATAGAAAATTGGTGGATTACCGATACGTTTGCCTACGAGAGACAATTGCAGACGGATTTCAACATTCAATCCGTAGAAAAATCTACCATTCTTGTCATTGATTTTAAAAGTCAGGAATTATTATTGGAGAAACATCCGGTTATGGAAAAATATTTCAGAATTATCTATCAAAGAGCCTATGCGGCTTCTGAAAGGAAGCTCCGTTACATAGCGGAATATTCAAGAGAGGAGCTTTACGTTCATTTCAGTACATTATATCCTTGGTTTATTCAACGGATTCCTCAATATCTTATCGCTTCATTTCTTGGTTTTACCCCGGAATATTTAAGTGAAATTAAAGCAAAATTACGTTCTTAA
- a CDS encoding aldo/keto reductase: MEYRRLGNSDLELSTITHGAFAIGGNMWGGNEKQDSINSIHASLDHGVTSIDTAPFYGFGLSEEMIGEAIKGKDRSKIQLLTKFGLVWDGSNNEKGEFFFDAEDEGKTIPVYKFASKENIIKEVEESLKRLGTDYIDLLQLHWPDSTTAISETMEAMELLIQQGKIRAAGVSNYSVSQMEEANRTMKLASNQVSYSMLNRSIESDLVPYSLENNSGIIVYSPMERGLLTGKYFKNNKLKDNDHRNGYFSQFDLNKVKNFLEKIEPIAQEKEASLSQLVLRWTTLQPAITVVLAGARNAEQAIDNAKAMDINLSQEELTFINAALSEI; this comes from the coding sequence ATGGAATATAGAAGATTAGGAAACTCAGATTTAGAATTATCAACAATCACACACGGAGCTTTTGCCATCGGCGGTAATATGTGGGGTGGTAATGAAAAACAGGATTCTATTAACTCTATTCACGCCTCATTGGATCATGGAGTAACGTCTATTGATACAGCACCTTTTTATGGTTTTGGACTAAGTGAAGAAATGATTGGTGAAGCCATTAAAGGAAAAGATCGTTCAAAGATTCAACTGTTAACAAAGTTTGGTTTGGTATGGGACGGAAGCAACAACGAAAAGGGAGAATTTTTCTTTGATGCAGAAGATGAAGGCAAAACAATTCCAGTGTATAAATTCGCTTCTAAAGAAAACATCATTAAAGAAGTAGAAGAAAGTTTAAAAAGACTGGGAACAGATTATATCGACCTTTTACAGCTTCATTGGCCAGACAGTACCACAGCCATCAGTGAAACTATGGAAGCTATGGAATTATTGATCCAGCAAGGAAAAATTCGCGCTGCGGGGGTAAGTAACTATAGTGTTTCACAAATGGAAGAGGCTAACAGAACTATGAAATTAGCAAGCAATCAGGTTTCTTACAGTATGCTGAACCGTTCTATTGAAAGTGACCTTGTACCTTATTCTTTAGAAAACAATTCAGGAATCATCGTATACAGTCCAATGGAAAGAGGCCTATTGACAGGTAAATACTTCAAGAATAACAAGTTAAAAGACAATGATCACAGAAATGGTTATTTCTCACAATTTGATTTAAATAAAGTAAAAAATTTCCTGGAAAAAATAGAACCTATTGCTCAGGAAAAAGAAGCCAGCCTTTCTCAATTGGTATTAAGATGGACTACTTTACAACCAGCCATTACAGTCGTATTAGCCGGAGCCAGAAATGCAGAACAGGCTATTGATAATGCAAAAGCAATGGATATCAATCTTTCTCAGGAAGAATTAACATTCATCAACGCTGCTTTAAGCGAGATTTAA
- a CDS encoding GNAT family N-acetyltransferase codes for MKNILETNRLFLRELTTEDADHFYELNSNPNVIQYTGDSSFENVEEALAFLKNYRDYHENGYGRWAVIDKSNTEFLGWCGLKYDKFKDETDIGFRFFERNWNKGLATESAAGCLKYGFDKLHLKKIVGRAMSENIASIKVLQKLGLTFDKEFDFNGQKGVMYSVERSK; via the coding sequence ATGAAGAATATATTGGAAACTAACCGACTTTTTTTAAGAGAGTTAACGACTGAGGATGCTGATCATTTTTATGAGCTTAATTCAAATCCAAATGTAATACAATATACAGGCGATTCATCTTTTGAAAATGTGGAAGAAGCATTGGCTTTTTTGAAAAACTATAGAGATTATCATGAGAATGGATATGGAAGATGGGCTGTTATTGATAAATCAAACACTGAATTTCTGGGATGGTGTGGATTAAAATATGATAAATTTAAAGACGAAACAGATATTGGGTTTAGATTTTTTGAAAGGAACTGGAACAAAGGATTAGCTACGGAAAGTGCAGCAGGTTGTCTGAAGTATGGGTTTGATAAGTTACATCTTAAAAAGATCGTAGGCAGAGCAATGTCTGAAAATATAGCTTCTATAAAAGTATTGCAGAAGCTGGGACTTACCTTTGATAAGGAATTCGATTTTAACGGGCAGAAAGGAGTAATGTACAGTGTTGAAAGATCAAAGTAA
- a CDS encoding metallophosphoesterase family protein has translation MIQIAVFSDIHGNLPALEVVLKDIEQRGISQRFCLGDLVDFAPWGNEVIERIKSLNIPCILGNHDERIAFDLPVFPLSKHSEEETEARFIAIDHSKKHITEENKKFLSELPFHLKLNYKIGNKHWNIQLVHSSLESNDTYLYESENDEVFMNILEDSKANVVIMGHTHLSFTKQFENKKWAINCGSVGRSKEENRLASYVILTLDEEKIIPEMVQLSYPIEETARQIKESGIPNYYADFLRNKEILVK, from the coding sequence ATGATACAGATAGCAGTTTTCAGTGATATACATGGGAATCTTCCGGCATTGGAAGTGGTGTTGAAGGATATTGAACAGAGAGGAATTTCTCAAAGGTTTTGCCTGGGTGATCTTGTAGATTTTGCACCCTGGGGAAATGAAGTGATAGAAAGGATAAAAAGCTTGAATATACCTTGTATACTGGGGAATCATGATGAAAGAATTGCTTTTGATCTGCCTGTTTTTCCTTTGTCTAAGCATTCTGAAGAAGAAACGGAAGCAAGGTTTATTGCCATCGATCATTCTAAAAAGCATATTACAGAAGAAAACAAAAAGTTTCTTTCTGAACTTCCATTTCATTTGAAATTAAACTATAAAATAGGAAATAAACATTGGAATATCCAGTTGGTGCATTCCAGTCTGGAAAGTAATGATACCTATTTATACGAATCGGAAAATGATGAGGTCTTTATGAATATATTGGAAGATTCAAAAGCCAATGTGGTCATCATGGGACATACCCATTTGTCATTTACAAAACAGTTTGAAAATAAAAAATGGGCGATCAATTGTGGTTCTGTAGGGCGTTCTAAAGAAGAAAATAGATTAGCTTCTTATGTCATACTCACTTTAGATGAAGAAAAGATCATTCCTGAAATGGTGCAGTTGAGCTATCCTATTGAAGAGACTGCCCGTCAGATCAAGGAGAGTGGAATTCCTAATTATTATGCGGACTTTTTAAGGAATAAAGAAATCTTAGTAAAATAA
- a CDS encoding DUF1304 domain-containing protein, with product MEVIAKILIAVVALEHLYILWMEMFAWETKGKEVFKAALPAEMFKPTKGLAANQGLYNGFLAAGLIWSFFIKDPQWQDNIALFFLGCVAVAGIYGAVSATKKIFFVQALPAILAIIAVLLK from the coding sequence ATGGAAGTCATTGCCAAAATACTGATCGCTGTTGTTGCATTAGAACACCTCTATATCCTTTGGATGGAAATGTTTGCATGGGAAACCAAAGGCAAAGAAGTTTTCAAAGCCGCTCTCCCTGCAGAAATGTTCAAACCCACAAAAGGTTTAGCAGCTAATCAGGGATTATACAATGGTTTTCTGGCTGCCGGATTGATCTGGTCTTTTTTTATTAAAGATCCGCAATGGCAGGATAATATCGCTTTATTCTTTTTAGGATGTGTGGCAGTGGCTGGAATATATGGTGCCGTTTCTGCTACGAAAAAGATATTTTTTGTTCAGGCGCTACCTGCAATATTGGCTATTATTGCTGTTTTACTGAAGTAA
- a CDS encoding DoxX family protein, with the protein MTNTQNQFPQLFLRLAISVTMLSAVADRFGWWSAENSSWGNMTKFEEYTRSLTFFLPEALSTFSAYAATCLEILFPLMLIIGFKTRLAAYGSSLLLLIFAVSMAIALGPKAPFDYSVWVGSAAALLLAVQQGYSFSIDQLTKK; encoded by the coding sequence ATGACAAATACACAAAATCAATTTCCACAGCTATTTTTAAGATTAGCTATTTCTGTAACGATGCTTTCTGCAGTAGCCGACCGATTCGGGTGGTGGAGCGCAGAAAATTCTTCATGGGGAAACATGACCAAGTTTGAAGAGTATACAAGATCGCTGACCTTTTTTCTTCCTGAAGCGTTGAGTACTTTCTCAGCTTATGCAGCCACATGTTTAGAAATTCTATTTCCATTGATGTTGATTATAGGTTTTAAAACCAGATTAGCAGCTTATGGAAGTAGTCTCTTATTATTGATTTTTGCAGTATCAATGGCTATAGCATTGGGGCCTAAGGCACCTTTCGATTATTCAGTCTGGGTGGGAAGTGCAGCAGCTCTCTTATTAGCTGTTCAGCAAGGGTATTCTTTTAGTATAGATCAATTAACCAAAAAATAA
- a CDS encoding aldo/keto reductase has translation MQKKTYAGQPVVTLNNGVDIPALGFGVWQMEDLKECENAVIKAIQTGYRMIDTAAIYQNETAVGTAVKNSGVDRDELFITSKVWVQDHGYEKAKSAFQRTLNRLQMDYLDMYLIHWPYGDFLGTWKALEELYQEGKIKAIGVCNFTIEKLEELKANSTILPVINQIELHPVFQQKELQVYDRENNIVTQPWSPLGNGNADLLNNTDLKAIAEKYGKTVAQVILRWHLQEGFVVIPKSVTPSRIEENFNVFNFELTADEINIVRSLDTGKRLFFDPKDPEWEQKMLKSVADI, from the coding sequence ATGCAAAAGAAAACCTACGCAGGACAACCTGTAGTAACTTTAAATAACGGAGTGGATATTCCTGCTTTAGGCTTTGGGGTATGGCAGATGGAAGACCTGAAAGAATGTGAAAATGCCGTCATAAAAGCTATTCAGACGGGATATAGAATGATTGATACCGCAGCTATTTACCAAAATGAAACGGCTGTAGGAACTGCAGTAAAAAATAGTGGAGTAGACAGAGATGAATTGTTCATTACTTCTAAAGTCTGGGTTCAGGATCATGGGTATGAAAAAGCAAAAAGCGCATTCCAGAGAACATTGAATAGATTGCAGATGGATTACCTGGATATGTATCTTATTCACTGGCCATATGGTGATTTCCTTGGGACATGGAAAGCTTTGGAAGAGTTGTATCAGGAAGGAAAGATCAAAGCAATCGGTGTTTGTAACTTTACGATTGAAAAGCTTGAAGAACTAAAGGCTAATTCAACGATTCTTCCGGTAATCAACCAGATTGAGCTGCATCCGGTATTTCAACAAAAAGAATTGCAGGTTTATGACAGAGAAAATAATATTGTAACACAGCCTTGGAGTCCACTTGGAAATGGAAATGCAGATCTTTTAAATAATACTGATCTGAAAGCAATTGCTGAAAAATATGGTAAAACAGTCGCTCAGGTGATTTTAAGATGGCATTTACAAGAAGGTTTTGTTGTTATTCCAAAATCTGTTACTCCATCAAGAATTGAAGAAAACTTTAACGTATTTAATTTTGAATTAACGGCGGATGAAATTAACATTGTTCGTTCTTTAGATACAGGGAAAAGATTGTTCTTTGATCCGAAAGATCCGGAATGGGAGCAGAAAATGCTGAAGTCTGTAGCAGATATTTAA
- a CDS encoding carboxymuconolactone decarboxylase family protein, producing the protein MSARLNIATVDSAAYKAMLGLEGYLQTTSLTHIQKELIKIRASQINKCAFCLDMHTKDAIKYGETPQRIFILNGWTEAKEFFTEEEQVLLAMTEEITLISHKGLTEETYQKAKTFFDEAQIAQIIMAIVTINAWNRIAVSTHLPVAK; encoded by the coding sequence ATGAGCGCAAGATTAAACATTGCAACAGTAGATTCAGCAGCTTATAAAGCAATGCTAGGATTAGAAGGGTATTTACAAACAACTTCTTTAACCCATATTCAAAAGGAATTAATTAAAATCAGAGCTTCACAGATCAATAAATGTGCTTTCTGCCTTGATATGCATACAAAAGATGCTATCAAATATGGTGAAACGCCTCAAAGAATTTTTATTCTTAACGGATGGACAGAAGCAAAAGAATTTTTTACAGAAGAAGAGCAGGTGCTTTTGGCCATGACAGAGGAAATCACCCTGATCAGCCATAAAGGATTAACCGAGGAGACCTACCAAAAAGCTAAGACATTCTTTGATGAAGCTCAGATTGCACAGATTATTATGGCAATTGTGACCATCAATGCATGGAATAGGATTGCAGTGAGTACTCATCTTCCCGTTGCAAAATAA
- a CDS encoding cyclase family protein → MKKNLIKMFGVVTLLTINSISLNAQTLINPEDQSWYPSAYGAQDEIGAANLLTPEVVKQALGLVKQGKTLALAVPIDKNLPAFRHRSFNLYNIQPGEQGGKSIGPNKFTFNDELVNGWTGVGTQLNGIGHIGIDNVYYNGNKATDFVTVEGVKKLGVEKVPPFVTRGIVLDMVAHYGKAIVPGGTEFTVEDIKTVLKKQSLTLRKGDVILFNTGWLELIGKDNKQFLETEPGIGMDAAKWLADQGIVAFGGDTWASEVYPNPKSKEEFPINQYMLAKKGIYNLELIDSRPLVKQKIWEFLFVLGQPLYVGSTQVNVNPVAIY, encoded by the coding sequence ATGAAAAAGAATCTGATCAAAATGTTCGGAGTAGTCACCCTATTGACTATAAACAGTATTTCATTAAACGCTCAAACCCTTATTAATCCAGAAGATCAATCATGGTATCCTTCTGCTTACGGAGCTCAGGATGAAATCGGAGCGGCTAATTTATTAACACCGGAAGTCGTAAAGCAAGCACTTGGATTGGTAAAACAAGGTAAAACATTAGCACTTGCCGTTCCTATTGATAAAAATTTACCCGCTTTCAGACACAGAAGTTTCAATCTATACAACATCCAACCCGGAGAACAAGGTGGAAAAAGCATAGGTCCTAACAAGTTTACATTCAACGACGAATTAGTCAATGGGTGGACCGGCGTAGGAACTCAACTGAATGGGATTGGACACATCGGGATTGATAATGTTTACTATAACGGAAATAAAGCAACTGATTTTGTAACTGTAGAAGGCGTAAAAAAGCTAGGTGTTGAAAAAGTACCTCCATTCGTTACCAGAGGTATAGTCCTTGATATGGTGGCTCATTATGGAAAAGCAATTGTGCCTGGTGGTACAGAATTTACCGTTGAAGATATCAAAACTGTTTTAAAGAAACAAAGTCTTACATTAAGAAAAGGAGATGTTATTCTTTTCAATACGGGGTGGCTTGAACTGATAGGCAAAGACAACAAACAGTTCTTAGAAACTGAACCGGGAATCGGAATGGATGCAGCCAAGTGGCTTGCCGATCAGGGCATTGTTGCTTTTGGTGGTGATACCTGGGCTTCTGAAGTATATCCAAATCCAAAAAGTAAAGAAGAATTTCCCATCAACCAATATATGCTGGCTAAAAAAGGAATCTATAATCTGGAACTGATTGACAGTCGTCCTTTGGTTAAGCAGAAAATTTGGGAGTTTTTATTTGTACTGGGGCAGCCTCTGTATGTAGGATCTACTCAAGTGAATGTAAACCCTGTCGCTATTTACTAA
- a CDS encoding alpha/beta fold hydrolase — protein MKKANLFIFLLMSVLGLAQLQKVKIDTLLTPEIGGIKQAIDIKTNDSDKPVLLFLSGGPGSSMRKNAESFTTLLKDKFTIVQWDQRDAGKTLELNPSPVQPSVDLMGKDTYQVINFLRKELKQEKIYLLGSSWGNALGFYIVRNHPELLYAYFAVNPVVSQLTSEKELLNILKDHFKGDPVASKELASVQIPFKVDEDLFYLRKWLFYKDGKQYVTGDDFKKGFLQWSKTWSPAWNEVMNIDLPKTLKKVECPIYFFVGKNDIQTSTRITTEYFQKVKAPEKDLFLFEKSGHQIHKDEPEKFQNVIIQTLK, from the coding sequence ATGAAAAAAGCAAATCTTTTTATTTTTTTACTCATGTCCGTACTTGGTTTAGCACAATTACAGAAAGTAAAAATTGATACCCTCTTAACCCCTGAGATTGGCGGGATAAAACAAGCTATTGATATTAAAACAAATGACTCTGATAAACCTGTACTTTTATTTTTATCAGGTGGACCGGGAAGTTCAATGCGAAAAAATGCGGAATCTTTTACAACTCTTTTAAAAGATAAATTTACCATTGTTCAATGGGATCAGAGAGATGCCGGAAAGACGCTTGAATTAAATCCTTCTCCTGTTCAGCCTTCAGTCGACCTTATGGGGAAAGATACCTATCAGGTTATCAATTTTTTGAGAAAAGAATTAAAGCAGGAAAAGATATATCTCTTGGGGAGCTCTTGGGGAAATGCTTTAGGTTTTTATATTGTTAGAAATCATCCTGAACTTTTATATGCTTATTTTGCAGTCAATCCGGTTGTTAGTCAATTGACAAGTGAAAAAGAATTGCTCAATATTTTAAAAGATCATTTTAAAGGAGATCCTGTTGCCAGTAAAGAATTGGCAAGTGTACAGATTCCTTTCAAAGTTGATGAAGATTTATTTTATTTAAGAAAATGGCTTTTTTATAAAGATGGTAAACAGTATGTAACAGGTGATGATTTCAAGAAAGGTTTTCTACAGTGGTCAAAAACGTGGTCACCTGCATGGAATGAAGTCATGAATATCGACCTTCCAAAAACCTTAAAAAAGGTAGAATGTCCTATTTATTTTTTTGTGGGTAAAAACGATATTCAAACTTCTACCAGAATTACAACTGAATATTTTCAAAAAGTAAAAGCACCTGAGAAAGACTTATTCTTATTCGAAAAATCTGGACATCAGATTCATAAAGATGAGCCAGAAAAGTTTCAGAATGTCATCATTCAGACATTAAAATAA